A genomic window from Zingiber officinale chloroplast, complete genome includes:
- the petD gene encoding cytochrome b6/f complex subunit IV, giving the protein MGVTKKPDLNDPVLRAKLAKGMGHNYYGEPAWPNDLLYIFPVVILGTIACNVGLAVLEPSMIGEPADPFATPLEILPEWYFFPVFQILRTVTNKLLGVLLMVSVPTGLLTVPFLENVNKFQNPFRRPVATTVFLIGTAVALWLGIGATLPIDKSLSLGLF; this is encoded by the exons ATGGGAGT AACAAAGAAACCTGATTTGAACGATCCTGTATTAAGAGCTAAATTGGCTAAAGGGATGGGACATAATTACTATGGAGAACCCGCATGGCCCAACGATCTTTTATATATTTTTCCAGTAGTAATCCTAGGTACTATTGCATGTAATGTAGGCTTAGCGGTTCTAGAACCGTCAATGATTGGTGAACCGGCGGATCCGTTTGCAACTCCTTTGGAAATATTACCTGAATGGTACTTCTTTCCCGTATTTCAAATCCTCCGCACAGTAACCAATAAGTTATTAGGTGTTCTTTTAATGGTTTCGGTACCAACGGGATTGTTGACAGTACCTTTTTTGGAGAATGTTAATAAATTCCAAAATCCATTTCGTCGTCCAGTAGCTACAACAGTTTTTTTGATCGGTACCGCAGTAGCTCTTTGGTTAGGTATTGGAGCAACATTACCTATTGATAAATCCCTAAGTTTAGGTCTTTTCTAA
- the petB gene encoding cytochrome b6, with translation MSKVYDWFEERLEIQAIADDITSKYVPPHVNIFYCLGGITLTCFLVQVATGFAMTFYYRPTVTEAFSSVQYIMTEANFGWLIRSVHRWSASMMVLMMILHVFRVYLTGGFKKPRELTWVTGVVLAVLTASFGVTGYSLPRDQIGYWAVKIVTGVPEAIPGIGSPLVELLRGSASVGQSTLTRFYSLHTFVLPLLTAVFMLMHFPMIRKQGISGPL, from the coding sequence AAAGTATATGATTGGTTTGAGGAACGTCTCGAGATTCAGGCGATTGCAGATGATATAACTAGTAAATATGTTCCTCCTCATGTCAACATATTTTATTGTTTAGGGGGGATCACACTTACTTGTTTTTTAGTACAAGTAGCTACAGGTTTTGCTATGACTTTTTACTACCGTCCGACTGTTACAGAGGCTTTTTCATCTGTTCAATACATAATGACTGAGGCCAACTTTGGTTGGTTAATCCGATCAGTTCATCGATGGTCGGCTAGTATGATGGTTCTAATGATGATTCTTCACGTATTTCGTGTGTACCTTACAGGTGGATTTAAAAAACCCCGCGAATTAACTTGGGTTACAGGTGTGGTTTTGGCTGTATTGACCGCATCTTTTGGTGTAACTGGTTATTCCTTACCTCGGGATCAAATTGGTTATTGGGCAGTCAAAATTGTGACGGGCGTACCCGAAGCTATTCCTGGAATAGGATCGCCTTTGGTAGAGTTATTACGTGGAAGTGCTAGTGTGGGCCAATCTACTTTAACTCGTTTTTATAGTTTACACACTTTTGTATTGCCTCTTCTTACTGCCGTATTTATGTTAATGCATTTTCCAATGATACGTAAGCAAGGAATTTCTGGTCCTTTATAG